In Palaeococcus ferrophilus DSM 13482, the genomic window GAACTCCTTTATAAGACGGTCCACGTTCTCCATGGGGGCGCCGTAAAGCTTGGCCAGAAACTTGAGGTTCTCCCTAATGGTCAAGTCGTCGTAGAGGTTCGAAACGTCGGGAACGAGCCCGATGATACTCTTAACCCTCCTCTTCTCCTTCACGACGTCGTGCCCCTCTATGTGCGCCTCCCCGGACGTTATGGACGTCAGCGTGGTTAGCATCCTTACCGTGGTCGTCTTCCCCGCACCGTTCGGCCCCAAAAGGGAGAAGAGCTCCCCGCGTTTTGCACTAAGGTCTATACCCCTGACGGCCGTGAAGTCCCCGTACTTCTTCGTGAGCTTCCTGGCCTCTATCGCCATCATCTCTCCCTTTCCCTCCAAAGGAGCAGCAGCATGAGAACGACCCCAGCACCCAGCAGGGCCAGAATGGTCTTGTTCACCCTAGCGCGCCCTCCCACGGGGGTGGTGGTTTCACCTGGCGAGGGGAAGAGAGTTGAGGAAGCGAGCTCGCTGAGGCGCCAGGCGGTTATCACGCTGTAGCAGTTTTCGAGATCGTGGCTCCCGTATTCAACGACGAAAAAGCCTGTGGGAGAGAACTTCACGTGATAAACGCTTCCATTGAAGGTTTTCTCCCACAGGACGCTGCCGTTTGGTGCTATGAGGTCAACGCTCTGGTCTCCCGAGACGAGGGTGTACCCTTTCCACGTCGAAACGCTGAAAGGGGCCATCAGGTAGGGAAGGGAGTAAACCTCCTCTCCGTTGGTGGCGTTGAGAAGGAGCACGCTCCCGAAGTAGCCCGCTACGGCTATCCCCTCGCCGTCCGAGTCAATGGCCTTGGTGAAGTCGTCAAAATCTCTCTCCCAAAGCACCTCTCCGTCGGGAGTGATGGCGATAACCCTCGAGCTGTCCTCGGAGTCGGGAACCTCCAGAAGGGCCAGGCCCCCTTTGGTTGTAACTATCTGCCTCACGTCCCCCTCGCGGGGAATCTCCTTCAAAACGTTACCACCGAGGCCGAGTACGACCAGCTTCTTCGTGGTTCCGGCGTAGATTTGGTTGTCGTACAGGAGGACACTCCACACGTAGCCGCCGACCTTTTTCTCCCACCTCAGCTTCCCGTTCTCAACGAGGTACACGTAGCCCGAGGCATCGCCCGCAACCGCAACGTTTCCATCGGGAGAAACGTCAACGCTCACAACCGCGTCTTCCAGCTTGTGCTCCCAGAGAAACTTCCCATTGGAGAACGCCTGAATCCACTTCCCCTCTGTCCCCGTAACGACAACGTTGTTATTTGAGACCGCTATCGCGTAGGATATGCCCCTCGAGGGCGCCTTCATAAGGAGGGAGCCGTTTGAACCCAGGAGCTCCGCGTCGTATCCAAATGCAAGACCGAGGTTTCCATTTTCATTGAAGTCCATGGAGAACACCGCACACTGATCAGAGTATTCCCACAGCTTCACGGGGGTGGCTGAAATCAGGGGCAGGGTCATGATAATCATCAAAGTTATCGCCACAAGCTTTGGTGGATGCACGGGTTTCACCTTGGCCCCACTATTGGTGGCGGGGATATAAATTGTTAACGGTTCGCTCTAGGTAACAAAATTAGATGACCTTAATCGAACTGACCACCCCATTTAAACCTTTGGTTGCCAATCTAAGGGTTTAGAAAGGCTTTTTTAAGCGCAAAACAACTCTCCATTGAGATGAATAAAAATGGACATCTGCATATTTGTGTGCATCACCAAAAGGGGTGGTAGGGTTGAGATACGTTAAACTCCCAAAGGAGAATACACATGCATTCCTCGAGCGTTTGAAGGAGTGGGGCAAGCTCTACGCCCCCGTAAAGATTTCCGAAAAGTTCTACGACTTCAGGGAAGTTGACGATGTCAAGAAGGTCGAGTTCAACTACAACAGGACGATAATGCCGCCGAAGAAGTTCTTCTTCCAGCCAAGGGAGAAGCTCTTCGAGTTCAACATAAAAGCTGCCGAGTACAGAGAGACTATAGAGGATGTCGAGCCCTTCGTTGTGTTCGGCCTCCACGCCTGCGACATCTTCGGCCTAAAGATAATGGACACGATATACCTCGACGAACTCCCGGACAAGTACTACAAGGTGAGGCGCGAGAAGGGAATCATCATCGGCATCAGCTGTATGCCCGATGAATACTGCTTCTGCAACCTCCGCGAGACGGATTTCGCGGATGATGGCTTCGACCTGTTCCTCCATGAGCTCCCGGACGGGTGGCTCGTCCGCGTTGGAACCCCCACGGGTCACAGGATAGTGGACAAGAACATCAAGCTCTTCGAGGAGGTAACCAGTGACGACATCTGCGCCTTCAGAGAGTTCGAGAACCGCCGTGCAGCATCATTCAAGTACCATGAGGACTGGAGCAACCTGCGCTATCTCCTTGAGCTCGAGATGGAGCACCCGATGTGGGATGAGCAGGCTGACCTATGTCTCGCCTGCGGCAACTGTAACACCACCTGCCCCACCTGCCGCTGCTACGAGGTGCAGGACATAGTCAACCTCGATGGGAACACGGGCTACCGCGAGAGGCGCTGGGACTCCTGCCAGCTCAGGAGTCACGGGCTGGTTGCAGGAAACCACAACTTCAGGCCCACCAAGAAGAGCCGCTTTATGAACCGCTACCTCTGTAAGAACTCCTACAACGAGAAGCTCGGCCTGAGTTACTGCGTTGGCTGTGGAAGATGCACCTACTTCTGTCCGGCCGGCATAAGCTTCGTCAAAAACCTGCGCACGATCATGGGACTTGAGGAGAAGTCCTGCCCGTCAGAGATAAGCGAGGAGATTCCGAAGAGGGGCTTCGCCTACGCGACCGAGATAAGGGGTGAGGACATATGAGCGAGCTGATTCTTCCAAAGGAAATAATGATGCCGGAGGAGAACCCCTACGCGCTTCACAAGGCAAAGGTGCTCAAGGTATATTCACTCACGGAGACGGAAAAGCTCTTCCTGTTCCGCTTCGAGGACCCAGAACTGGCAGAGAACTGGACCTTCAGGCCGGGGCAGTTCGTCCAGCTCACCATCCCCGGCGTCGGCGAGGTTCCGATAAGCATATGCTCCTCCGCCATGAGGAAGGGCTTTTTCGAGCTCTGCATCAGGAAAGCGGGGAGGGTCACCACCGTCATCCACAGGCTTAAGCCCGGAGACACAGTCCTCGTCCGCGGTCCCTACGGAAACGGTTTCCCGGTTGATGAGTGGGAGGGAATGGACCTGCTCCTCATCGCGGCGGGCCTTGGGACGGCACCTCTGAGGAGCGTCTTCCTCTACGCCATGGACAACCGCTGGAAGTACGGCAACATAACCTTCATCAACACCGCCCGCTACGGAAAGGACCTCCTCTTCTACAAGGAGCTCGAGGCCATGAAAGACCTCGCCGAGGCGGAGAACGTCAAGATAATCCAGAGCGTCACGCGCGACCCGGAGTGGCCCGGTCTCCACGGAAGGCCCCAGAACTTCATAGTGGAGGCAAACACGAACCCCAAGAACACCGCCGTGGCGGTCTGCGGCCCGCCGAGGATGTACAAGTCCGTCTTCGAGTCCCTCATCAACTACGGTTACCGGCCCGAGAACATATTCGTGACCCTCGAGAGGAAGATGAAGTGCGGAATAGGCAAGTGCGGTCACTGCAACGTTGGAACGAGCACCAGCTGGAAGTACATATGTAAGGACGGCCCGGTCTTCACGTACTTTGACATAGTATCAACGCCGGGACTGCTCGACTGAGGTGGTGAAAATGAGTGAGAAAGTCCGCATAGCGTTTTACGCCCTCACCTCATGCTACGGCTGTCAGCTCCAGTTAGCTATGATGGATGAGCTCCTTCAGCTGCTCCCGAACGCCGAAATCGTATGCTGGTATATGATAGAGAGGGACAGCAAGGAGGTCGAGCCCGTTGACATAGCCTTCATTGAGGGAAGCGTTTCAACGGAGGAAGAGGCCGAGCTGGTCAGGGAAGTGCGCGAGAAGTCCAAGATAGTTGTTGCAGTGGGTGCCTGCGCCACCCAGGGTGGAGTGCAGAGCTGGACGGACAAACCCCTCGACGAGCTGTGGAAGACCGTCTACGGCGACGGAAAGGTGAAGTTCCAGCCGAAGCCCGCTAAGCCCGTTGAGGAGTACATAGATGTCGACTACAGACTCTACGGCTGTCCGCCGGAGAAGAAGGACTTCCTCTACGCGATAGGAACATTCCTCGCAGGTTCGTGGCCCGAGGACATAGATTATCCGGTCTGCGTTGAGTGCAGGCTTAGGGGCAACAGCTGCATACTCATCGAGAAGGGCGAACCCTGCCTTGGTCCCCTCACCAGAGCCGGCTGCGACGCCAGGTGCCCTGCCTTCGGGATAGCATGCATTGGATGCAGGGGAGCGGTAGGCTACGACGTGGCATGGTTTGACTCACTCGCCAAGACTTTCAAGGACAAGGGCTACACCAAGGAGGAGATAATAGAGCGCATGAAGATATTCAACGCCCACAACCCCAGGATAGAGGAAATGGTTGAAAAGGTCTACAGGAGGTGAAAGAATGAGCATGAAGAACGTCTACCTCCCAATCACAGTTGACCACATAGCGCGCGTCGAGGGCAAGGGCGGCGTTGAAATAGTGGTGGGCGACGAAGGGGTGAAGGAGGTCAAGCTCAACATCATAGAAGGCCCGAGGTTCTTCGAGGCCATAACCCTCGGCAAGAAGCTCGACGAGGCTCTAGCGATTTATCCAAGGATATGCTCCTTCTGTTCCGCTGCCCACAAGCTGACGGCAGTTGAAGCCGCAGAGAAGGCTATAGGCTTCACCCCGCGCGAAGAAATTCAGGCCCTCAGGGAGGTTCTCTACATCGGCGACATGATAGAGAGCCACGCCCTCCACCTCTACCTCCTCGTCCTGCCCGATTACCTCGGCTACTCCAACCCGCTCAAGATGGTGGACGAGTACAAGAAGGAGATAGGGATTGCCCTCGAGCTCAAGAACCTCGGAAGCTGGATGATGGACGAGCTCGGTTCAAGGGCAATCCACCAGGAGAACGCCGTTCTTGGCGGCTTCGGAAAGCTCCCTGACAAGAGCGTTCTTGAGACGATGAAGGCGAGGCTCAAGGAGGCCCTGCCAAAGGCGGAGTACACCTTTGAGCTCTTCACCAAGCTCGAGCAGTACGAAGAAGTCGAGGGGCCGATTACGCACATCGCCGTTAAACCGCGGGGAGACGTCTACGGAATCTACGGCGACTACCTCAAGGCCTCCGATGGAATGGAGTTCCCGAGCGAAGAGTACAGGGAGCACATAAAGGAGTTCGTGGTCGAGCACAGCTTCGCCAAGCACAGCCACTACCACGGGAAGCCCTTCATGGTGGGAGCGATATCGCGCGTCGTCAACAACGCCGATACCCTCTACGGAAGGGCCAAAGAGCTGTATGAGAGCCACAAGGAGCTCTTAAGGGCAACCAACCCCTTCGCCAACAACCTCGCCCAGGCGCTTGAGCTGGTCTACTTCACGGAGAGGGCGATAGACCTGATTGACGAAGCCCTCGCAAAGTGGCCCATCAAGCCGAGGGACGAGGTGGAAATCCGGGATGGCTTCGGCGTCAGCACGACGGAGGCTCCTCGTGGAGTGCTCGTTTACGCGCTCAAGGTGGAGGACGGAAAGGTCTCCTACGCTGACATCATAACCCCGACGGCCTTCAACTTCGCCCAGATGGAGGGGCACGTCAGGATGATGGCGGAGAAGCACTACAATGACGACCCCGAGAGGCTCAAGCTCCTCGCGGAGATGGTCGTAAGGGCCTACGACCCGTGCATCTCCTGTTCCGTGCACGTGGCGAGGCTTTAGCCTCACTATTTTTTTAAGGTTTTAGACTTATTTTTCAGTGGTGAGGGTATGGCCGAGGAGCTTGTGGATGTGGTGATTCACGTTAAAGTCCCGAAGAAGTATGCCGAGGAGTTCAGGAAAGACGTTGAGGCCAGGGCATGGTATCTGGCCCACAAGAAGGAGCTCTTTGAGAACCTGAAAAAGCTCAAGGGCATCATGAAGACCAACAAGTCATGGAAAGAGCTGAAGGAGGAATACTATGAGGGATTTATTGATTGACAGCTCCGTTCTCATCGAGTACTTCAAAGGGAACGAGCAGGCCGTACGGTTGATGGAGCATTTTGAGAGCAGTGACGATGCCCTTTACATCACCGAAGTCGTGTTCAGCGAGGTTGTTTACATCCTCTTGGGCTACTTTTTGAAAGCCTCCCCCCGAACGGTAAAATGTAATCCACATAAGCTTCCTCCAGAGTTGGGCACTGTTTTCAAGGTTCTGGAGGGCTTTGGTTTCATACCGTCGAGTCAAAACACGCTCCTAAAGACCCTCGAGCTCATAGAAAAGTACGCGCTCCTTCCCAACGACGCCCTGATTCTTGCTACCTGCATAGAGCACGGCTTTTCCTTGGCTACGATGGACGAGGACTTCAAACCCCCTGCCGAGAGGGAGAAAGTGGAAATCATGGGTGGTGTTTAACGTGAGAACCCTCATCCTAGCCCTTGGGAACGAGCTCATGAAGGACGACGGAGTTGGGCTTAATGCCGGTAGAATTCTGCTTGAGAGAGGTTACAACGTCCTCGAGGTTGGGACGGACATCTTCCGTCTGGCCAGCCACTACAACGGTGAGGAAAGGCTCGTAATCATAGACGCAATACTGAGCGATAAGCTGAAGCCCGGGGAGGTAATCCATCTCCAGGGGAGGGAGGTCTTCGAGAAGCTGAAGGGTGAAATCAGGAGCGCCCACTTTATGGGTGCAATAGACGGGCTCAAGCTCCTCATGGCGCTCGACGAAAGGCTGAAGAGGGCGGAAATCCACTTCATCGGTGTGGTGGCGAAGGAGGTAGACCTCGGAATGGAGCTGAGCGATGAGGTTGAGAGCGCTCTCCCGAGGGTCATCGAAGTTGTTGAAGGGCTTCTTCGGTGATTTTGCTCCCTTTTCTAAAACTCTCCGGCCTGAGCGGATATGATTTTACCTTTGCAAAGCTCTCCCCGGGGAGGGTTTAAGCAAGGTTTAAATTACATGGACGTAAAACCTTTCAGTGCAGATATCCACGAGGTGATAACATGTCCTACGCAGAGTACAGGAAGAAGATTCTGGGGTTTATTGAGGACCACGAAAAGTGGAGGAAGTCAACCATAAACATGATAGCGAGCGAGAACGTTACCTCGCCGACGGTTACAAGGGCCGTTGCAAGCGGCTTCATGCACAAGTACGCCGAGGGCTGGCCAAGGGCCCGCTACTACCAGGGATGCAAGTACGTTGACGAGGTCGAGCTCCTCGGTGTCGAGCTCTTTACCAAGCTCTTCAAGAGCGACTTCGCCGATCTGAGACCGATTTCCGGAACCAACGCCAACCAGGCCGCCTTCTTCGGACTCACCAACGCCGGCGATAAGGCTATAGTCCTTCACACCAGCCACGGTGGCCATATAAGTCACATGCCCTTCGGAGCGGCTGGAATGCGCGGTCTTGAAGTCCACACCTGGCCCTTCGACAACGAGGAGTTCAACATTGACGTTGACAAGGCCGAGAAGATGATAAGGGAGCTCGAGCCCAAGATCGTGGTCTTCGGCGGCTCGCTCTTCCCGTTCCCGCATCCGGTCAAGGAGCTCGCTCCAGTAGCTAAGGAGGTCGGAGCCTACGTGATGTACGATGCAGCCCACGTCCTCGGCCTCATAGCCGGCGGCCAGTTCCAGGACCCGCTCCGCGAGGGCGCCGACATAATCACCGCCTCGACCCACAAGACCTTCCCGGGACCCCAGGGTGGTGTTATAATCTACAAGCGCTTCGGCGAGACCGAGGAGATAGCCAGGCTTCAGTGGGCCATCTTCCCGGGTGTCCTCAGCAACCACCACCTCCACCACATGGCCGGAAAAGCCCTCACCGCCGCTGAGATGCTCGAGTACGGTGAGGCCTACGCCAAGCAGATCGTTAAGAACGCAAAGGCTCTGGCTGAAGCTCTCGCGGAGGAGGGCTTCAAGGTCATCGGTGAGGACA contains:
- a CDS encoding hydrogenase maturation protease; its protein translation is MRTLILALGNELMKDDGVGLNAGRILLERGYNVLEVGTDIFRLASHYNGEERLVIIDAILSDKLKPGEVIHLQGREVFEKLKGEIRSAHFMGAIDGLKLLMALDERLKRAEIHFIGVVAKEVDLGMELSDEVESALPRVIEVVEGLLR
- the hydB gene encoding NADPH-dependent hydrogenase/sulfhydrogenase 1 subunit beta, giving the protein MRYVKLPKENTHAFLERLKEWGKLYAPVKISEKFYDFREVDDVKKVEFNYNRTIMPPKKFFFQPREKLFEFNIKAAEYRETIEDVEPFVVFGLHACDIFGLKIMDTIYLDELPDKYYKVRREKGIIIGISCMPDEYCFCNLRETDFADDGFDLFLHELPDGWLVRVGTPTGHRIVDKNIKLFEEVTSDDICAFREFENRRAASFKYHEDWSNLRYLLELEMEHPMWDEQADLCLACGNCNTTCPTCRCYEVQDIVNLDGNTGYRERRWDSCQLRSHGLVAGNHNFRPTKKSRFMNRYLCKNSYNEKLGLSYCVGCGRCTYFCPAGISFVKNLRTIMGLEEKSCPSEISEEIPKRGFAYATEIRGEDI
- the hydG gene encoding NADPH-dependent hydrogenase/sulfhydrogenase 1 subunit gamma, translated to MSELILPKEIMMPEENPYALHKAKVLKVYSLTETEKLFLFRFEDPELAENWTFRPGQFVQLTIPGVGEVPISICSSAMRKGFFELCIRKAGRVTTVIHRLKPGDTVLVRGPYGNGFPVDEWEGMDLLLIAAGLGTAPLRSVFLYAMDNRWKYGNITFINTARYGKDLLFYKELEAMKDLAEAENVKIIQSVTRDPEWPGLHGRPQNFIVEANTNPKNTAVAVCGPPRMYKSVFESLINYGYRPENIFVTLERKMKCGIGKCGHCNVGTSTSWKYICKDGPVFTYFDIVSTPGLLD
- a CDS encoding type II toxin-antitoxin system VapC family toxin; this translates as MRDLLIDSSVLIEYFKGNEQAVRLMEHFESSDDALYITEVVFSEVVYILLGYFLKASPRTVKCNPHKLPPELGTVFKVLEGFGFIPSSQNTLLKTLELIEKYALLPNDALILATCIEHGFSLATMDEDFKPPAEREKVEIMGGV
- a CDS encoding WD40 repeat domain-containing protein, translating into MHPPKLVAITLMIIMTLPLISATPVKLWEYSDQCAVFSMDFNENGNLGLAFGYDAELLGSNGSLLMKAPSRGISYAIAVSNNNVVVTGTEGKWIQAFSNGKFLWEHKLEDAVVSVDVSPDGNVAVAGDASGYVYLVENGKLRWEKKVGGYVWSVLLYDNQIYAGTTKKLVVLGLGGNVLKEIPREGDVRQIVTTKGGLALLEVPDSEDSSRVIAITPDGEVLWERDFDDFTKAIDSDGEGIAVAGYFGSVLLLNATNGEEVYSLPYLMAPFSVSTWKGYTLVSGDQSVDLIAPNGSVLWEKTFNGSVYHVKFSPTGFFVVEYGSHDLENCYSVITAWRLSELASSTLFPSPGETTTPVGGRARVNKTILALLGAGVVLMLLLLWRERER
- the glyA gene encoding serine hydroxymethyltransferase, with the protein product MSYAEYRKKILGFIEDHEKWRKSTINMIASENVTSPTVTRAVASGFMHKYAEGWPRARYYQGCKYVDEVELLGVELFTKLFKSDFADLRPISGTNANQAAFFGLTNAGDKAIVLHTSHGGHISHMPFGAAGMRGLEVHTWPFDNEEFNIDVDKAEKMIRELEPKIVVFGGSLFPFPHPVKELAPVAKEVGAYVMYDAAHVLGLIAGGQFQDPLREGADIITASTHKTFPGPQGGVIIYKRFGETEEIARLQWAIFPGVLSNHHLHHMAGKALTAAEMLEYGEAYAKQIVKNAKALAEALAEEGFKVIGEDKGYTESHQVIVDVSDLHEAAGGWAAPLLEEAGIILNKNLLPWDPLEKVEKPSGLRIGVQEVTRVGMKEDEMKEIARFIKRVLIDREDPKKVEKDVFYFRRNYTRVYYSFDYGLPE
- the hydA gene encoding NADPH-dependent hydrogenase/sulfhydrogenase 1 subunit alpha, with translation MKNVYLPITVDHIARVEGKGGVEIVVGDEGVKEVKLNIIEGPRFFEAITLGKKLDEALAIYPRICSFCSAAHKLTAVEAAEKAIGFTPREEIQALREVLYIGDMIESHALHLYLLVLPDYLGYSNPLKMVDEYKKEIGIALELKNLGSWMMDELGSRAIHQENAVLGGFGKLPDKSVLETMKARLKEALPKAEYTFELFTKLEQYEEVEGPITHIAVKPRGDVYGIYGDYLKASDGMEFPSEEYREHIKEFVVEHSFAKHSHYHGKPFMVGAISRVVNNADTLYGRAKELYESHKELLRATNPFANNLAQALELVYFTERAIDLIDEALAKWPIKPRDEVEIRDGFGVSTTEAPRGVLVYALKVEDGKVSYADIITPTAFNFAQMEGHVRMMAEKHYNDDPERLKLLAEMVVRAYDPCISCSVHVARL
- the hydD gene encoding NADPH-dependent hydrogenase/sulfhydrogenase 1 subunit delta, which codes for MSEKVRIAFYALTSCYGCQLQLAMMDELLQLLPNAEIVCWYMIERDSKEVEPVDIAFIEGSVSTEEEAELVREVREKSKIVVAVGACATQGGVQSWTDKPLDELWKTVYGDGKVKFQPKPAKPVEEYIDVDYRLYGCPPEKKDFLYAIGTFLAGSWPEDIDYPVCVECRLRGNSCILIEKGEPCLGPLTRAGCDARCPAFGIACIGCRGAVGYDVAWFDSLAKTFKDKGYTKEEIIERMKIFNAHNPRIEEMVEKVYRR